TGGCCTCCAGGTTCTGAATCCGACTCTCCAGCTTGGTCTCCACCTCCTGGATCCGCTTCTCCAAGCCCTGGAAGCGCTCCTCCAGCCGGGCTTCCCGCTCCCTGAGCTCCGCCTTCACCTCTTCCCGCAGGGCGTCGATGCGCCGGGAGAGGTCCTGGATTAGGGGAGGGAGGACGGCCACGGTGGTCTCCACCACCCCCTCCAGCTTCTCCAAGCGCTCCAGGAGGCGGTCCTCGGACATAGCCCTATGGTAAACCAGGCCCGGCACGGGAGGAAGGAGCCGGCCCAAGCAGGGCCTGGGCCAGGAGGAGGACCACCTCCCCCAGGGCGATCATGGCCCCGAGGGCGTCCCCGTTCAGCCCCCCGAGGCGGGCCCAGGCCAGGCGGGCCACCCCCCAGGCGGCGAGGAGGGCGAGGAGGGCGGGAAGGGGGTAGAGGAGGAGGAAGGGCAGGGCGGGAAGGAGGGCAAAGGGCCAGGGCCCCCCCCGGACCAAGGCGGCCATCCCCGGGCCCAAGAGGGGGTAGCGGTGGAGGAAGGGGAGGAAGGCGAAGCGGGCCCACCCCGGGAAGAGGAGGAGGAAGAGGGGGTCTTGCACCAGGGCCAGGGCCTGGAAGAGGAGGAGGAGGTAGACCCCCCCCACCCCGAAGGCGAAGGCCCCCAGGTGGGGGTCCTTGAGGATCCTCAGGCGCTCCTCCCTGGGCCTCGCCCCGAGGAGGGCGTCCGCGAGGTCCAAAAGGCCGTCCAGGTGCAGGAAGCCCGTGAGGCCGAGGAGGAGGGCGACCCCCAGGGCGGCGGAAAGCCCTGGAGGGAGGGGCAAGAGGGCGAGGAGGGCCAGGGGGAGCCCCAGGAGGTAGCCCGCCAGGGGGAAGAAGGCCACGCTCCGCTTGAAGTCCTCCTCCCCGACCCCTTTAGGGGCCAGGGGCAACACCGTGAGGAGGGCCAGGGCGAGGCGGAGGTCTCGGAGCACCTAAAGCGCACGGAAAAGTGCCCGCCTCAGGTCCCCAGGAAGGCCCACCTCCCCGGCCCCCACGAAGGCCAGGAAGCGCCGCTCCAGTTGGGCAAGGGCTTTTTCCTCCGCTTGGGAAAGGGGAAGCCTTCCCTCCCGGACGAGGCGGGCGAGGAGGGAGCGGGCGCC
The sequence above is drawn from the Thermus thermophilus HB8 genome and encodes:
- a CDS encoding adenosylcobinamide-GDP ribazoletransferase produces the protein MLRDLRLALALLTVLPLAPKGVGEEDFKRSVAFFPLAGYLLGLPLALLALLPLPPGLSAALGVALLLGLTGFLHLDGLLDLADALLGARPREERLRILKDPHLGAFAFGVGGVYLLLLFQALALVQDPLFLLLFPGWARFAFLPFLHRYPLLGPGMAALVRGGPWPFALLPALPFLLLYPLPALLALLAAWGVARLAWARLGGLNGDALGAMIALGEVVLLLAQALLGPAPSSRAGPGLP